The Glandiceps talaboti chromosome 1, keGlaTala1.1, whole genome shotgun sequence genome has a segment encoding these proteins:
- the LOC144437309 gene encoding uncharacterized protein LOC144437309: MQTYYNESPSTMSRVFYLVLAIASLKTIHGYECGTHYFDAEIGGYIQSPNFPQPYPDGPYNCTYIITNKNGGNVKLEFSDCISHYMFSYQYYCREHLWIYERDENVTDHTLEGYCASFLPIFHRSTTNTIVVRFEITQTNLFKLPGFKAKYSSIPRDADSSNWYETGYIDSYGRDFYDKPYLLHPWRTENLTSVDIDVIKAAPGHRIALVIGPFHEETGDIIMEVRDGLTSESPLIQRWTSVPNVTTVFTRQSEYLYYSLRMNESQSVPISYVSFITTSGPCPIGYYKCASNNMCIGTSAVCDGYNHCGDNSDEVHPSLNCSLPITCEYPFPCYNDAWSCSLSYPGVYCSCKHGYKGDKCEYKVEGCPFSCLNGGKCIQYACDCGQTNRHGDLCELEYECDPPCKNGGTCSYSNYCSCKPNFYGDTCEEGYGDGNNYSGKANDLLPIILPIAVISFALIACCVCCACMAKKNQRRQHASNAYQAPPVQSVTLNEVSNDLPPDYNVAVRTGSRDSVDNQQNYDEIDGDDTPPPTYETATKSLRTTVLLNDGNYDTQRSPHNSGNEIPATISYSELENNSNNIDNHVGNNSDTIER; encoded by the exons AGTGTGGAACACATTATTTTGATGCTGAAATCGGAGGATACATTCAGTCACCAAATTTCCCACAGCCCTATCCAGATGGTCCgtacaattgtacatacataataacTAATAAGAATGGTGGAAATGTTAAGCTGGAATTTTCAGATTGCATCTCACATTATATGTTCAGCTACCAATACTATTGTAGAGAACATCTCTGG ATTTACGAAAGGGACGAGAACGTTACAGATCATACACTGGAAGGATACTGTGCATCATTTCTTCCGATTTTTCATAGATCAACAACTAATACAATTGTTGTCAGATTcgaaataacacaaacaaatttgttcaAACTTCCTGGATTCAAAGCAAAATATTCCAGTATTCCTCGGGATGCTGACAGTTCAAATTGGTATGAAACAG GTTATATAGATAGTTACGGCAGGGATTTTTACGACAAACCGTATCTGCTTCATCCTTGGAGAACAGAAAATTTAACTTCAGTTGATATTGATGTTATAAAGGCAGCACCAGGACATCGCATAGCGTTAGTAATCGGTCCTTTTCACGAAG AAACTGGTGACATCATCATGGAAGTTCGAGATGGACTGACGTCAGAATCGCCATTGATACAACGGTGGACTTCTGTGCCAAATGTAACGACAGTATTTACTCGACAATCAGAGTATCTCTACTATAGTTTGAGAATGAATGAGTCCCAGAGTGTACCAATTTCATACGTATCTTTCATCACAACATCGG GTCCATGCCCCATCGGCTACTATAAATGTGCTTCAAACAACATGTGCATTGGTACATCAGCTGTATGTGATGGATATAACCACTGTGGTGATAACTCAGACGAAGTACACCCTTCTTTGAATTGTAGCCTTCCGA TAACTTGTGAGTATCCGTTTCCATGTTATAACGATGCCTGGTCTTGCAGTTTATCATATCCTGGTGTGTACTGTAGCTGTAAGCATGGATATAAAGGCGATAAATGTGAATACAAAGTTGAAG GATGTCCATTCTCTTGCCTAAATGGGGGAAAATGCATTCAATATGCATGTGATTGTGGCCAAACCAACCGGCACGGTGACTTATGTGAGCTTGAATATG AATGTGACCCACCCTGTAAGAATGGAGGAACGTGTAGTTATTCCAACTATTGTAGTTGTAAGCCAAATTTTTATGGCGATACATGTGAAGAAG GATATGGTGATGGCAATAATTATTCGGGGAAAGCAAATGATCTTCTGCCCATAATTCTACCAATAGCTGTTATCTCCTTTGCACTTATTGCTTGCTGCGTCTGTTGTGCATGTATGGCAAAGAAGAATCAAAGAAGGCAACATGCATCGAATGCATACCAAGCACCTCCTGTTCAAAGTGTGACTCTCAACGAAGTGTCAAATGACCTCCCACCTGATTACAACGTAGCAGTCAGGACAGGGAGCAGGGATTCTGTAGATAATCAGCAGAATTACGATGAAATCGACGGGGATGACACACCGCCACCGACGTACGAGACAGCCACTAAATCGCTTCGAACGACCGTATTGTTGAATGATGGAAACTATGATACCCAACGGAGTCCTCATAATTCAGGCAATGAAATACCGGCAACGATTTCATACTCAGAATTGGAAAACAATTCGAACAATATTGACAATCACGTTGGAAACAACAGTGATACGATAGAAAGATAG